The Melanotaenia boesemani isolate fMelBoe1 chromosome 3, fMelBoe1.pri, whole genome shotgun sequence genome contains the following window.
TCTGCTTTGCGGGGTTTAACACTTAAGACCaccagggtttttttttatttttctttttgatgggAGCTTTTAGAAAACGTTTTATAATCCTgtcatttttgtaaaataattcatttactctgtttttgcatttaaattttatttaagccCTTTATCGATTTTATGTGCTTAAAACTTATGAATACAtaattttatatgtaaatagaaaagaataaaggGGCTGTTTACTATATATGACAtgtactttgtgtttttgttttagaaatacCAACATTTCACGTTGTAATGTCTGTTCTGATTAACGCAAGACTACTATCTAACTGGGATAAGACTACCATTTATATTTCAATGGTTTAACCGCATGAATGTTTAGGTCTCGGGGGCCTTTGTGTTTGATGAAACTGTGAAAGTGCAGTGATGCCCTCTACTGGATTAGAGtggtttttctttcatgaaaTCATGAATACTTTAATGGATACAGATAAAAATGTGGTTGATTTATGAACTTAAACTATTTAACGTAAAGGTAATTTTAGTAGCAGATCATTATATTGAACTGTCTTAtgaacaaattattattatttgtcgttttttttttccaaagcagAATTAGTGGCCACAGAGCATTCAAGTGTATTCATTACTCCATgcaaaaggttaaataaaataaaataaaataaaataaatagtgcactgtaaaatgtgatttataCATCTCTCCACTGCAAAGAATTCAATCTAAGTGTCCAAAGTTTTAACACTGACGTGCTGCGATACCAGTCTCAAACAACACCTGAAATCAGCCTTCGTTTGTTAGAAATACATTATTGAAATATTCAgagtttattattatacttgtAGTATTATACTTGTTAAATTCATATAAAATTCTCAGGAAAACCCAAAGAATAGCATGTTATATGTGTCATTGAATGCTTTGTTTACTGTCTGTCTTTGGAGGCGGGACAGCCCCCTGTTTGTATTCTGATTGGCTTTTGGAATGATTGACAGGTTTATGCGCGGGCGCAGTGCGCAGGGATAATGGCTGTTTTCTTACTCTGAAAAGCAGCCCAAGAGGTAAGttgttctttgtattttttccatttttaatacaCACCAAAATAAGTGTCTGTTACACATGTTTTAGTTATAGAAGTTTTTAAGTAATTAGAGGAAttgatgttttatctgtttgtgtGATTATTTTAGTTACTCAGATCGTTTTACAAGTTTTTGGTAGTACAGATGATTCACCATTAACGTCGTcgtttgttaaaataaatacgCAGTTAACATTCTCATCAGAAAATAAAGCACCTCGTTACAGTGAACGTATTTTCCCTTGTAGTTTTGGACTTTGAATGGTAAAACGAACGTGCTACGTCGCTCGCGCTCCACTTAGAGTGAAATAGTAGATTAAAATGCATACGTAAAAACGTAGCGGAAGTTGTTTGAGTTTGGACTGTATCCTCTTCCTAATGTGCATTTTATCCATCGTAAGCCTGTCTTTGAAATCGCGTTGTCTTTGGAAAACTGCAAAAACCAACCCtctgttaaatgtagtttatttaGTCTGGTTTCGCAACATCTTCTCCAGTAATTTTTCGTACCCTGTTAAGGGCTTGGTATTATGTGATTGTGATAGATAATCATCAAATTGTGTGATTTGCTTGTCTGGCATTTAACATATGTCAGACAAGCGTGTGTGGACTCCAGACCTTTACATACTTGGCTAACTTTATCCACAGGGCGCCGGGGTTTGCAAATGATTAATAAAACAACTCAACTTAATTAAGAGAACCTACTAATTGAATCTGAATGATTTGAAAATTACTAAAGTTTTCACTGCAGACTTCCTTCTTTTAACTGCAGTTGATTCAGTTGATCACACCAAACCATTcccattttggaaaaaaaagaaagaagaagaagtattGCACAGCAGAGGGCTACCGACTCCTTTACATTGTAGAATGAGTCACATGATATGTCACAATTGCTTTGTTGACAGCTCAGCAAAGCATAGCCTAATAATATAGACTTTTTCCTCATTATTAGACATTTTCGCCAACTGAAACCCACCTTTCTGACATCTTTTCCTTCATACACAGCCCAGGCAAAGATGTTATTCCAGGTTTTGCTTAAGTTCCTCACTAAATTCCTGTTGTTATGATGGATTTTCCAGCACCAGTAGAGCATTTCATGGAGAGTGTCCTCATCTGTGGTCTCCCAGAGAGCTGTGGTCATGACCAGAAAGTCTGTagtctgcgtgtgtgtgcgttttCATGCCAGGTGTATTTGAATAGCCTGTCCAAGCCTTTCAGAAACTGCTGGTCTAGCTGTCATGTGCACTGCAAGAGGGGAAGTGTGAATTCAGTGTGGCTGTGGGGTGTGCTGTATGCTTGTGAAATTGTGTGTGATAGAGGAGGCATCAGTATGCGAATGAACATACCAGGACTCTCTTATAGATATTTTGTTAACTTGCTCAGAACAGAGAGGACTAGAACAACGTCATCTCTGATGACCACGGATGAAGTGGAAAGTCCCATTTAGCTCAGCAGCTGTAATCAAGTGTATGAAGTTTTGTGGCTATGTCTCAAAGCTAACTAAGTATAGTCTGATATCTACAGTCAGATATGACAGGCATCATTTTAGTGAGGCAGGAGAAGATTATGTGGAACGAAGTTGACAGGTTCCTCAGAAGAACATGGAGGTGAAGTCTCTTCAGGCAGTTTGTGAGTTTGAGTCGGGAAGTTCTTCATAGTGGAGCTGATGGCGGAGGAGAGGTCAGGGCAGCACAGCCTGGTTGGGAGGGGAGACCTTCATCCTTCTCTCTGGGTAAGAAAAGAAACTTGTTATGAGGACATTGGATATGATGTAGACAGAATTTTGAGTCTTGACCCTTatgcaggtttttatttatgatcAGTTTAGTATAATTTTTTGTCAACTAAAACAAACTATTGTAAgcttcacaaaaaaacaaaataatttaatgtgaCGCTACGTGTTTACTCATCTATCtttcttttaagattttttGAAGCATTATATTGAATGTTGCTACTTAATTCTTCTAGTTCATTATTTTAGCTTGTTGTAGAATCAGTGTACTTAGTATAGATGCTGCTATTGAAATCTTGAAAAAACGTACTGTGTTGACATAACTAGGACTTGTCTGAAGGAGCCAGGGTCTTTTAGTGTTCTCCCCAAAACTAGTTTTGTTGCTCAGACACTCGTTTTGTTGTATAAACCTGAGCAAAAGTTAATTTTTAAGTGGCCTTTGACAAATTCTTTTGAATCTCCTTTTTGCCAAACTAAGCATCAACAAAATTCCGCATTTGTGTTCTTGAGTTTTATGTGGGGACGTGCAGCCAGATAAGTTAGTTTACACTGTGGTTGTGTACACTGGAACTCCACCTAGTGAACCTTTTCACATGATAACCATGACAAGGCAAGAAAATGACATCAGGAGCTTCTTTTGTCTTACAGTGGCAAACACCCAAGACTGTTCAGTAGATCACATCTTAACTCTTACTTGTTGACCTTTAGCACTTTAGTCATGATGATCTTATTCCAAAGGTTAGTATGCTTAACTCAAAACACTAGAGATTCCTGCCTGGTAATCATTCATGGGACATCCTTCTATTTTGGAGCTAACTTCAGAGGAAAAGTTGGAAGTTACTTGGTTTAAAGGtctcatgactttttaaaatatcttttcatCAAGTTGCAGTGTAAATCTTAAATGGGTGATTAGCATCTGAAAAGCGAAAGTGCAAATATACAGCACCAGTTAAAAGTTCGGTCACACCTATCCGTTCACATTTAATGGGgagatgtgtccaaacttttgactgccATATTGTGCTGAATGAATATCATCTTATTTTCTtgcttgaatgtttttattatggttTCTTTTGTCTGTTACAACTGGATTAAAGACAAATGAAACTGTAAGTAAATAAGACTGCAGTCTACAGAAATACTGAATGCAGAGCAGACACTTTTTTATTGCTGTGTCATTTCAGTGGGTCtcacttcatgttttttgttttcagtctcaAACCATGAACATCGTGGGCCAGCTGGCTGAGACTGTATTTGTAACCGTGAAGGAGCTATACCGGGGTCTTAACCCTGCCACTCTCACTGGAGGTATTGATGTCATCGTGGTGCGACAACCTGATGGATCATTCCAGTGTTCCCCTTTTCACGTCCGCTTTGGGAAGCTCGGGGTGCTGCGCTCCAAGGAGAaaattgtcagttttttttcctttgctttaaGCATTTTGTACTCTGATATCTGTTCTCCTGTAGTTACAAGGTCACTTTTGGTAAAACACGTTCCTTCATTACTGTGACTTTAGGTGGACATTGAAATAAACGGAGAACCTGTTGACCTGCACATGAAGCTTGGGGACAATGGAGAAGCTTTTTTTGTGgaggaaaatgaaaatagaGAGGTAAGCTGGACAAAAATGAATGGTTATctcattttttatatatctttttatttactgcACATTCTTTTTGGCGTTACACCTCTGTGTGTTAGGTCCCAGCCCATCTATGCACTTCCCCCATTCCTCTTGAAGTTTCTGAGGAGATCGAGGAGACCACTGAGGGAACCCCCATCACTGGGTCCCGCAGAAAGAAACGCCGACGCAAGCGGATGCGTTCTGACACCCACCTGAGAGAAGAGGCCAGCTCCTCAtctgaagagagagagaaggagtgTGAAGCTCACCAGGAGAGTCCTGAATCAGAGGAGCTGTCTACACCTTTGCAAGTCAGGTCAGTCAGTGGCCATGTGTACATGTACAAAGATGTTTTGACTGTTGAACCTAATCTAAATAAGGAAATATGCAGagtatgttatttttttacatgaactGCAGATAGGACATTTTCCCAACTGTATTCCTGTTTATATGCTACATAGAAAACTCTGATAAATAACCCATGTCTACGGTAAATCCACAGTCTTATGTGCAGAAAAAATGGGGcactatgtttaataaaaatagaaaaaaaggcagattttttttttcattttctttaactttaatGTCATTGTGGACAATATAAACCCAAGacattttatatacttttttctGCCTTATTTAATTTGTGAATATACATCCAATTTAGCATTTTTGGCCTTCTGCTTCCAAAAGAAGTTGGGGATGTAAAGTTTTTACTACTTGTTCCTCCTCACAACAGTTGAAAGGCATTATGTTGTTGAATAAACCAAGCGATGAAgtgtttcacattttattttctccaaTTCTTCCAGAAAGTGTGCAGTAGTATGGGgttgtcatttaaaaattctCCATGCGTTTTCACACATCAGTATTTAATATTTCAAGTAGCAATCATAAATGTAACTCCTTATTGTAGTATTCGCCAAAGGTTATTAATGAATGacaaatttttttatatatttttgggCTTAAATGGCTTTTCAACAGTAACTTGACAGGAAAGAGGTCAGAGAGAGCAGggaatgacatgcagcaaagggccTGGGGATTTGAACCCAGGCTGACTGGTCTGGTAGGACTGGTGTCCTACCCCTTGTGTGCACTGAAATTCCTCCAGATTGCtcaaattatttaatgattttatgaaGTCTAGGGGAAGAAATGTACAAATCCCTGCCAATGATCCTTGTAAATCAAAAACAGAAGGGATTTTTTTCCCATATTTGTTGAAAAACTGGAGATTCCAATACATATTTTTGCTCCTTAAAGGCTTACCCATTCCTGGATGCTGCTTTTGTACCAATTTGTAATCACACTTACCCATTGGCATTGggttaaaataatcttttaataAAGGTGATATGGAATTTCAGCATGTTCAACATCTTGAAGTTctctttttgtgtatttgtatggAAAGTAAGTCTGTGTACTACTCACTGTCTGAGGAGCCAAACGAGTTGGGAGCAACGCCGATCAGAGACACTCATCCACACTCAGACGGAGATCAGTCCCCCACAGAAAGGTATTAATTtcctttaaattatttatcatttaatctGTATGAGAAGCTCTAGTACATGTGTGAGGatcttcctctgttttttttccattcagcaACGTGTTTTACAGTCGGTCAACTTCACCAAAGAGCGACTCTGAGCTTCTGGTTAAAAGTCAAGATTCCTCTGGGCTTCAGATGCAGTGGAACTGGGGAGGCTTTCCCATGGTATagcaacacaaatacacacacatgcttttAAGGCAAACCTGTGCTCTAGTAATACTGAAGATGTAGTCTCGCGAGTCTGAGATCCTGTCTTTCTTCTCACAGCCTTGTCAGCCAGAGAAGACTCCAGCAGAGTTGCAGACCATCTCACATTCAGGGGCTTCTCATTTCCGCATTATTGAGAGGCAAGACTCCTTTGACATGGGCTACGAGCCTGTGATCAGCTGTGGAAGAGCAGGCAGTGTAACTGTGGTTAAACCACAGCCTAGGACATGCTGTCTTGATTTAGACAACTGTGGAACTCAAACTTCCTCTTCATGGCAGGAGAAAAACTCTCATATTGCTCTTTCTACCCACAGTGATCTCTTTATGTCTTGTGCTTCATTCGAGGATGTAGATTCAACAAAGGTACTTGAATGCACTCAGGGACAGGAGGAGAAAAGAGACACATCTTCCAATTCAGCTGGTCATGGTATTGATTCCTTTGTCAGTAAGGAAAGCACGAGTGTTGAACATGTTAGTGCTGTGACTAACACAGTTaactgtgaaaatgaaaatgatgcaGCCAGTGTGACCAAACCAAACAGTGCACACCCAAGAAAAGAAAGTGATGACTTCCCAGTTCTAGAAAGAAGTCAGAGAAGTAGAGAACCAAGAGAACCTCCAGACCAGGTTGTCTTTTCTGAGCGAAGTGATCAGGGTTCTACCATCAATGCCCTTATCAGTGAAGGGGACAGTGGAATAGATCCCTGTGCTGAGGGACGGGAGGAGGAGGGCATACCTGGAGTGACTGATGAATCAGCAGGAAGTTCACATACTGAAAAAAATGCACCAAAAGCAGAAGTGAGAGACACTGGAGCCAGCTTGACTTCTGCAGAGGGGTCAGTAAAGTCCTCTGATGCGTCTTCCAAAGTGGAACagcaagacaaaaagaaaggtgAAGTATTTAAGCATTTAAGCTAATGTGTTTTATGCAATTAAGGTTACACATTTTAGTTACTTCTCCAGCCTAATTTTGGAttaaaaataattcttttttacACTATCTAATTGTTGATGTATCAACTGATTGCAGGTAAACGAAGTCAACATCTTGGACCATCAGATATTTATTTGGATGACCTGACCACACTGGACCCTGAGGTGGCTGCACTTTACTTCCCCAAAAGGTGACATAATATGTGATTATCTCTCAAATCTACTTTTGaagatgttttgaaaataaacacaatcagGGAAATCATCAGTTACCAGtgctaaaatatttaaaaatccaGTGATTGAGTTTAAGTTACTCTGAGTTGATGAAAGATGTAATTGGGTCACTCAAACTGTCTGCAGTGAGGCTGAGGGAGCATTTCAGCAGGGAGCAGAGCAGGGCCTCGGGTCAGGTAGCCAGTCACCTCAGTCAGTTGGCAGCGGAGCTGTGGACAGCGGTACGGAGTACTTGTCAGATTCTACCTGCTACAACATGGACGTCAGCATGTCCCTCTGTGGACAAGTGGGAGACACCAGCCAGATCACCAAAGGTAAGAGGGACTGAACAAAGAGACTtccactggagttaaaacaatcATTATGTTTCTGTTGCTCTTACTCTAGAAAAATTTAGGGAGCACCTCGTGACATACCAGGATTTTGTCAACAATCCAGGAATCATAGAAGATCCAAGTCTCGTCATCTGCATAAATTCCAAGTaagattaaaaattatttaacagtatttttttatCAAATCTACATTACAACAACGTCAGCTGACTTTACTCAAAATTTCATTCTGATAGTGAccaacttttaactttttcacAGCTATTATAACTGGGCAGTGGCTGCTCCAATGGTTCTGTCAATGACGGCTTTCCAGAAAAACTTACCAAAggtattttattagttttaaactTGATGCCTTCTTAATGTTCATTACCAACATTGAACAGGCTCATTGCTCAGCTGTTGTACTGATTCATAGGTATAGTAACGTAATACGATGTGATGGTTGCATGGATGAATACATTTCTCCTTATATGTGCACCAACACAGAGTACAATAGACCGACTGGTGAAGGACAAGATGCCCAAAAAGTCTGGACGCTGGTGGTTCTCATGGAGACGAAGAGACATGGACAGCAACCAGGTGGCTGCTCAGGAAGCCCTGTTAATTATCATTCAATGGGTTGTATAAAAAGCATGTTACATGTTTGGGCTTGCAATGCATGCACACAGTCGTCATTTTCATGGGTGTAACGTTGCaagctgtgtgtttatttattctttgatGTCAGGCAAAATGGAAATAACGATCGTGGAAACTAGTTTAACTGATGCTGAACGTGTAAACTCTTTCTTTAGCAAAAACAGTCAAAAGAAGAGCAGGAAGAGCAGCTGGCAAGTGTTTCCTCTATGGCTACGTAAGTCATGTCATTAGGAAATTATCCTACTCAAGTTAACGTCTGTAAAACCTTAAATGCTTCAGTTGGAGCAGTTCCAGATAATCTTGCTATTGTATAGCTGTTCTGCTTCTCTGTCACGTTTGTAGATATGTACAGTTACAAGGACGCCTGGTGCATTTGTGTTTCTccagatttgtttatttagttttattgtagTTTATATACATTTTGGGAAGAACTTTGTTCCTCTTAGCTTTTTTACAGGGTTTTATTCAGCCATAAGCAGTTTTCTGCAATTATGCTTTGACTTTTATTAGAACTACTGAGAGAAAGACTACCAATGTTGTCATAATGTagatttaaaaactaattatcTGCAAAGTATACATGGTTCAGAACTCAGTATCAGCTTCTCAATAAATCATACACTGTAACAGAGAAACATACCACAAACACAATTAATGTCTCTCTTTAGAGCAACATTGGACGATATCGACAGTGATGAGGCAGCAGGACTCGGGCGTAAAGCTAGCCTTCCTTCCGGTGAATCTACAGAAACCCTAAATGCCACTCAGTCAATCAGCCAGATGTATCGCAAATCACTGCGTCTGACTTCTAAACAGATAGTAAGACATAaccacacacatttatacactcctaaaaatatatatttggagAGCCTGAGCAGTCATATTGTGCTGGAGTGATTTTAATCCTCATTTCTTGTAACCAGGAGCATCTAAATCTGTGTGAAGGAGCCAATAAAGTGGTTTTCAGTGTGACCACACAATACCAGGGAACCTGTCGCTGTGAGGCCGCCATTTACCTGTGGAACTGGAACGATCGTGTGATCATATCAGACATTGATGGCACAAtcacaaagtaaaagaaaaaaaaaagtttataaaaaaaatacagtttctaTATTGATAGACAATAAACCGTCTGTATAAATGACAAAACGCCTCTTATTTGATAGGGTCATTACAGAATCTTTGTCTTTTCTGATCTAATATTTTCCATAGATACAGATTGATAATTCTTGACAAAAGTATTAACAGGTTTCTGTCTCTTGCAGGTCAGATGCTCTGGGTCACATTCTGCCTCAGTTTGGAAAAGACTGGACACACAAAGGCATTGCCAAACTGTACcacaaaatacatcagtgtgtgaagtttttaaaacatttctagtAAAATTAATCTTGATcactttaaatgaacaaaaaacttttcaaacattggtttctatttttttaacatccaCATGTTCAAATAGTAACAAGTAAAATACCCAAAGTGTAGTTTCTGTTCATGATATAAtacttctgtcattttactttcCAATCTacactgtttattttcataACAAGCCCAGTAAAACTGGCTACCATCGCTTCTGTATTCATTCAGGAAAGCACTTAAAATGGTTTAGGAACTCAATGGGTCAGAACAGTtcaattgtcatttttttttgcaagaaaaTCATAATATTCTCACCTTTTTGTTGCAGAAATGGATACAAGTTCCTGTACTGTTCAGCGAGGGCTATAGGTATGGCTGCCATCACTAAAAACTACTTGCAGTGGGTCAATGACAAAGGCACTGTCCTCCCTAAAGGCCCCGTGTTGCTGGCTCCCAGCAGCCTCTTTTCAGCACTACACAGGTAACAATCCTGCTGATGCAAatgttaaatctttatttgtactCGTAAAACTTTGTCCTAACAATCAGTCGCTCATCTAAGCAGATGCAAAGCACTTCATACATGCCCACAAGCAGCGGAAGGTTGTAAGGGGAAAGTGTTTACTGGTAGCTTTATGTAATCTAATTAAGAGATGTCAGTTGGCAGGAATGTTGCAACTCAAGTTCAAGTTTGGAGGATCAGAGCCTTGACTGgtgtctttctgtgtttaatGCACAAGTACAAATACAGCACAAGTTTGAACATGAACACCAAAATGATGCAGGAAAAGGGGTGCACAATTTCATGGAAATAATACTTCTATAAGTGCCCACATGTCTGCATGAAAAATTAAGTCTGCTCCGGCAAGATGGAttcatttccatccagtgttgcattagtttttcaccaagatcttgtattgatgatgggagagtctgacactgcacaaagccttctccagcacatcccaaagcttctcagtggagttcaggtctggactctgtgttGGTCAGTTCATGTGTGAAAGTGATGTCTCTCTTTCACAACttgagcctgatgaatcctggcattgtcatcttggactatggctgtgccatcagggaagaaagtCATCCACTGTTGGAATAACCTGGTCACTGAagatattcaggtatcagctgacctcattctttggacacataatgtttcTGAACCTAGaactgaccaactgcagcaaccccagatcatagactgccccgcAGGCTTGTACAGTATAGGCACTAAGCATGATGGCTCCATCTGCCTCTCGTCTTACTCTGATGCACTGAGTTctataattgttttgtttgatttcaccaaacttTAAATGATCACTGATCATGATCATTCAGGATATTTTCCTAATATTACTTCCTCAAAGACAATGGTTTCCCACTatctttccagtttttaataatgcgttgGCGCTTATAACCCAATTTTAGtggtttctgcatctcctttgatgttttctctgcttgatgccaatgatttggcccttcttaaacagactaacatcttttccacaaccacaggatgtctttccacatggttgttaaagaaatgagaaactaCTCATTACATCAGTTgaggttaaataacttgttgcagctgaaagataataACCCaagcagtaattatccaataggaggctcctacctgtttgcttagttaaatccacgTGGCAGTATATTTTTTTCCAGGCAGTCTATTTGAGGAGGTGTCCCTTTTCACTATACACTGTCTTAACTTGTGCAGAGAGGTGATTGAGAAGAAGCCAGAGGTGTTTAAAATTGCCTGCCTCGGTGACATAAGGGACTTGTTCAGCCCACACCGACAGCCTTTCTATGCAGCCTTCGGCAACAGGACTAATGTAAGTAATGCTGCAGACAGCAGTGATCTTTAGCGATTGAAGTTTTCCTGAATTTATGTTACGCATGTGAGGCAGTTAAAACCTCCAGCATAAACCTGGGTTTGAACTGTCACATTATGTCAATAGATTATGGGGAAAAAAGTGAGGAACAcactaatgtgtttttaaaatgttttagcaCAGTATCGTTTTTAATAAAGAGATTCTGGTATACATGAAACAGACATGTGGAATAATGTCATTTTTGTTGGTGTTAGGAAAACACTGATGATTAATTATTATCTTTTAATGATTTGATATAGAAACAATACTTCactgtacatatatatgtgaATCTTCACACTGTGATAATGTCTTTGTCATTGTAGGATGCTTATGCCTATAAGCAGGTTGGATTATCTGAAACCAGGATATTTACCGTCAACCCAAAAGGAGAGCTTATCCAGGAGAGGACTAAAGGCAATAAGTCCTCGTAAGTATGGGAAAGGAAAGAACTATTTTGAAGAGTTTAACTTAGTCCTGATTTTCCACACAATGTGAAGTATGAATGCCATGTTTTGTCATGTGTTTGTAGGTACAGCCACCTCAGCGAGCTGGTGGAGCATTTCTTCCCCATGCTCTCTGTTGAAGGCAGCACTTCCTCTGCTCTTGACTGTCCTGACTACAGCAGTTTCTCCTACTGGAAGGAGCCTCTGCCAGAGCTGGACCTGGATGCTCTATTGTAGACACACCTCTTCATCCACCACACCCATACATGAACTCATAAACATACATTCCTGCTCAAAAGCTTGGGATCATGggtaaataattttgttttccaaagaaaaacacattttaactaaATTCCTAAACAGttgtattaaatgaataaagaatttTATACTTTCtgacaaacaattaaaatgaatcaGATCAGTTTTTAAAGAATGATCTACATTTTTGCATAGAGGCCTATTACGGTTATCTGCATCAATCTCCTGGTATGGCTGCTAACTAAGGTTAATTAGTTTACAAGGCTAAATGATTATTAGAAAACCCATTTGTAATGGTGTTGCACAGCTGAAAACTGTTGTACCAATAAGGGAGCTTGGTATTCTTTAGGTCAGTTTATTATAGAAGCatcaacagttgtttttttaaaggctcAAAATGGCCAGAAAGAAAGAACTTTCTTTAGACACCCACCAATCTATCGTGGTGCTTCAAAAAAAGGCTATTCAGTGTGAGAAATTGCAAATCAAACTTAAAATCTTGTATCATTCTGGCTTTCAAGGTGGTAAAACATGAGACTTGTACAGAGTGGAAGAAGCCTTGAAAAAGTAAAGCTACCACAAGATGTTGCAATGTCGTTCCATAGCCTTGGGTAATGCTTGCTTGGGGCCAGTTTCATCCTATAACAGGATAATGACCCTAAACACACCTCTGAAATGTGTCAGCAACttccaaagaaaaaagcagTCAGCCAGAATAAGGACTTATAGAGTCGCCAGCACAGTCTCTGGATCTAAACCCATTGAGCTGTTGTGGGAGCAGCTTGACCGCGTAGTAATCCACCTTGTGGGAGATGCTCCAGGAAGCATGTGGTGAAATTTCATTGGACTATGCCTGAGGTCTGCCGGGCTGGGATTGCTGCAAAAGGTGGTGTTTTTTAGATAAAGGCACAGTCTGAAGAACACATTCAtcattttgattaaaatcaTTATTTCTATCTCAGACTATGTTGGCTTG
Protein-coding sequences here:
- the zgc:123305 gene encoding zgc:123305 isoform X1, whose protein sequence is MAEERSGQHSLVGRGDLHPSLWSQTMNIVGQLAETVFVTVKELYRGLNPATLTGGIDVIVVRQPDGSFQCSPFHVRFGKLGVLRSKEKIVDIEINGEPVDLHMKLGDNGEAFFVEENENREVPAHLCTSPIPLEVSEEIEETTEGTPITGSRRKKRRRKRMRSDTHLREEASSSSEEREKECEAHQESPESEELSTPLQVSKSVYYSLSEEPNELGATPIRDTHPHSDGDQSPTESNVFYSRSTSPKSDSELLVKSQDSSGLQMQWNWGGFPMPCQPEKTPAELQTISHSGASHFRIIERQDSFDMGYEPVISCGRAGSVTVVKPQPRTCCLDLDNCGTQTSSSWQEKNSHIALSTHSDLFMSCASFEDVDSTKVLECTQGQEEKRDTSSNSAGHGIDSFVSKESTSVEHVSAVTNTVNCENENDAASVTKPNSAHPRKESDDFPVLERSQRSREPREPPDQVVFSERSDQGSTINALISEGDSGIDPCAEGREEEGIPGVTDESAGSSHTEKNAPKAEVRDTGASLTSAEGSVKSSDASSKVEQQDKKKGKRSQHLGPSDIYLDDLTTLDPEVAALYFPKSEAEGAFQQGAEQGLGSGSQSPQSVGSGAVDSGTEYLSDSTCYNMDVSMSLCGQVGDTSQITKEKFREHLVTYQDFVNNPGIIEDPSLVICINSNYYNWAVAAPMVLSMTAFQKNLPKSTIDRLVKDKMPKKSGRWWFSWRRRDMDSNQQKQSKEEQEEQLASVSSMATATLDDIDSDEAAGLGRKASLPSGESTETLNATQSISQMYRKSLRLTSKQIEHLNLCEGANKVVFSVTTQYQGTCRCEAAIYLWNWNDRVIISDIDGTITKSDALGHILPQFGKDWTHKGIAKLYHKIHQNGYKFLYCSARAIGMAAITKNYLQWVNDKGTVLPKGPVLLAPSSLFSALHREVIEKKPEVFKIACLGDIRDLFSPHRQPFYAAFGNRTNDAYAYKQVGLSETRIFTVNPKGELIQERTKGNKSSYSHLSELVEHFFPMLSVEGSTSSALDCPDYSSFSYWKEPLPELDLDALL
- the zgc:123305 gene encoding zgc:123305 isoform X2 — translated: MAEERSGQHSLVGRGDLHPSLWSQTMNIVGQLAETVFVTVKELYRGLNPATLTGGIDVIVVRQPDGSFQCSPFHVRFGKLGVLRSKEKIVDIEINGEPVDLHMKLGDNGEAFFVEENENREVPAHLCTSPIPLEVSEEIEETTEGTPITGSRRKKRRRKRMRSDTHLREEASSSSEEREKECEAHQESPESEELSTPLQVSKSVYYSLSEEPNELGATPIRDTHPHSDGDQSPTESVFYSRSTSPKSDSELLVKSQDSSGLQMQWNWGGFPMPCQPEKTPAELQTISHSGASHFRIIERQDSFDMGYEPVISCGRAGSVTVVKPQPRTCCLDLDNCGTQTSSSWQEKNSHIALSTHSDLFMSCASFEDVDSTKVLECTQGQEEKRDTSSNSAGHGIDSFVSKESTSVEHVSAVTNTVNCENENDAASVTKPNSAHPRKESDDFPVLERSQRSREPREPPDQVVFSERSDQGSTINALISEGDSGIDPCAEGREEEGIPGVTDESAGSSHTEKNAPKAEVRDTGASLTSAEGSVKSSDASSKVEQQDKKKGKRSQHLGPSDIYLDDLTTLDPEVAALYFPKSEAEGAFQQGAEQGLGSGSQSPQSVGSGAVDSGTEYLSDSTCYNMDVSMSLCGQVGDTSQITKEKFREHLVTYQDFVNNPGIIEDPSLVICINSNYYNWAVAAPMVLSMTAFQKNLPKSTIDRLVKDKMPKKSGRWWFSWRRRDMDSNQQKQSKEEQEEQLASVSSMATATLDDIDSDEAAGLGRKASLPSGESTETLNATQSISQMYRKSLRLTSKQIEHLNLCEGANKVVFSVTTQYQGTCRCEAAIYLWNWNDRVIISDIDGTITKSDALGHILPQFGKDWTHKGIAKLYHKIHQNGYKFLYCSARAIGMAAITKNYLQWVNDKGTVLPKGPVLLAPSSLFSALHREVIEKKPEVFKIACLGDIRDLFSPHRQPFYAAFGNRTNDAYAYKQVGLSETRIFTVNPKGELIQERTKGNKSSYSHLSELVEHFFPMLSVEGSTSSALDCPDYSSFSYWKEPLPELDLDALL